The segment CCCGCGGTCCCTCGAATCACGACTCCGGGGAGCAAAGCGCGATCCTGAGTCGTGACCCGCCATTCCCGTCAAATTTGTAGGAATTGAGGACTATTTCGCGGGGGAACCGTGCAGGAAATGCCCACTGCCGCACCGCGGCGGCGGCAGGAAATGCACGTCGCGACCGCATGCCTATATTCGGCAGCGATGTTTCGAAACTGCCTCGTGGTCAGCGCGCATCCGCCGGTGCGCGAACGGCTCGCCGCGGCGTTGCGCGAGCGCGGGCTCACCGTCACCCTCGCGGCCACCGGCGACGAGGCGCTCGCGGTCGTGAAGCACGTCGCCGTCGACACCGTCCTCGTGGACGGCGCGCCCGTCGGGATGAAGCTCGAGACGCTCCGCCGCAAGGTCGAGTCGATGCGCTCGGGGTGCCGGGTCGTCGCCGCGACGTCGGTGGGGCCGATCAAGGGGACCGCGGAGATCCTGCGGCTGGGCGAAGACGACTTCCTGCTGCGGGCGCGCGACCTCGCGCGACTGGTCCCCGACGTGGACCTGCCGAAGACCGAAGCCCCTCCCGCGACACGCGAGCGGGTGGTGACGACGGCGCTCCTTTCCGTGATCGACGTGCTGGTCGGTCTGCTCGAGCTGCGCGACCGCTATTTCGGAGGGTCCTCCCACCAGGCGATGCGACTCGCCCGCGCGGTCGCCGAGCGCCTCGCGGCCGATCCCGAGACTCCCGACGAGGTGGCGCTCGCAGCGCTGCTCCGCGACCTCGGCCGGGCCGACGTGCCCGCCGACATCCTCCAGCAGAAAGGGGAGCT is part of the Candidatus Polarisedimenticolaceae bacterium genome and harbors:
- a CDS encoding HD domain-containing phosphohydrolase; amino-acid sequence: MFRNCLVVSAHPPVRERLAAALRERGLTVTLAATGDEALAVVKHVAVDTVLVDGAPVGMKLETLRRKVESMRSGCRVVAATSVGPIKGTAEILRLGEDDFLLRARDLARLVPDVDLPKTEAPPATRERVVTTALLSVIDVLVGLLELRDRYFGGSSHQAMRLARAVAERLAADPETPDEVALAALLRDLGRADVPADILQQKGELSDAQRDLVRAHVDAGVRLVESIEFPWKIVPLIRHHHERYDGTGYPDGLRGREIPIGSRILAVVDAFLAMVSERPHRQAMSAAHALDELIRHAGTQFDPEVVEIFLTVAEGMYPRRAEHGRYRVLLVDGDEEYRNLLRMRLINDDHETICAASVDEALEALLAGP